The Setaria viridis chromosome 9, Setaria_viridis_v4.0, whole genome shotgun sequence sequence AGttgatcttgtacttgaacttctcctctatggcacagatAATGGACTTGGGCTCAAAGATTGGATTCTCCAGTATCTGAGGGTACATGTATTGAGAACCAAattcagcagtgaggttgcggtgtgtCCCTTCCAATTCAACCAGCAAGCATTAGTGCTCAACCACtttagtcacctcccagtaatccttccatttgcCCTTGTATGCATGCAACCTGAATGGGCAATCATTTCGCACACAACGGACATCATACACCTTCGGGCTACTCTTTTCCACCCTGAACTGACGCCGCAAACACAAAGTGGACCACCTCTTAATAGCCAACTTCACTTCATCCCCACTTTGGTACACAGCCCCCATgcatacctcattctccctaTGCTCCCAAGCAATATTTTCCCCCACATTTACctgtagggcggaatggtcGTAATTTGACCAATTTCGCGGTACAGGATAATCATCTTCATCGTCCGACGAGTCCTCCTCCATGGCACCATTGGCCTCCCCTCCTTTCATCTCCATCTGCTCTACTAACTTAGGAAATTCTTCCCACTCATCAGCCTCTGCATTTGGTTCCCGAGGTGCTACATCATGTTCTGCATCtccaccttcttgttcttcatcaTCAATTTCTTTGTTTCCACCCGCAGTACTCTGCACAtcttcttccgcttcaacttcatCTCCTCTGACTTGATCTTCAATATGAGTGCTAGGTCCACCCTTCATGAAAAATTGGACATACCATATGATTGGTAAACCTCTTCTCGTGAAACCATCTATGTAAGCTCAATACCTCGAAGTTCCTTCAAGCGGAACcaactcccaaaagtttatttccGGCCATCTTTGCACTACAAACCTCACTGACACATCCGCTTGATCTCTGTCAACACCTAAGTCCCTACAGAGCCACTTGCATATGCcccccaagttctctctcttgctcttggaacacacttggtAAAACAGgggaatccactcaaatctaccccttctggatcATATCTAATCTCCCCCGACCCATAGTACACTTGAATATTTACACTACCCGATATGCCTGGCAACATACATGAAACGGGCAGTCCAAATTATTCTCAGCACTATACATAAATTAACTACAATAACGACCTCaattgaataaacaaacaactatgtaacaCTAAACCGAGCTTACTAACTAACTTTATCATAGACATGCACcacaacaaataaatctaataatgttACCGAAAAACTATATTATAATACCTAACCAAAAAGTTATAATTTACTCACTTCATTTATCGCAGTGATTTACCAGAACAAACAAATTTAATATTGTTATCGAAAAACACTATTCGAATACCTACAAAAAAACATAATTTAATAACTCATTTATTCTAGCCATTTACCGTAacaactaaatctaataatacTGACTCTATTTTACTGTATATGCTAAATCAGATATACTAACTAATCTACTTTTTCCTATCTAAAAACAGCTAAAAGTTTCCAAGTCTAAATCTACGTTCACTATTACTTCTAAGTCTACAtgtactaatatttctaaatctcagatccactaaaatttctaaatctagatctaaactaaactaaactatgAGATTACAAAAAAAATTTACATGCGAAAGACGGAAGAAATTCCTTCCCTCttccctcctcatcctcctcctcctttctttctttttttttcttccctcctcctcctctcctctctcctttttttttccttccctcctttcctctttctcttccctcTCCCTTCTCTGGCTTCTGCGGGCACGCACTGGTgcggggagaggggaggggcgcgggcgtCTTATAAAGGGGCGATtgtcgccggcccaggcggcagAAGGGCGTTACTGCCGCCTGGGGCGGCGGTAACGCCTCGACTCACGCGCCCGCAGTTACACCGGCTGCTGAACGTTGGCGGGGGGCTTTACCGCCAGCTGAGGTGGCGATAACGCCCTTCCACCGCCTGGACCGACGGCAATAGACCAAATCTGCAATTTTTCCATCTAACTATATATttctacaaaataaaaaaaataaaaaaataaatttttttggGAAATCCGATCTTGTAGTGGCAGGTGCCCAGCAACCCATTCGCAGGGGCCGGGGATGCTGCAGCCTAGGTCCGGCCCATAATAAAACTCCATATACTTCATGCTTGAGAAAGACTAAAACATCTTCCATTTCCAAACGAAAGGGCAATGTACAATTCAAGCACTAAGCCCAAGAATGTGATGCGCATCAATGCCCAACATAGAACAGATCTTCGTTATTCAATACATTATCGTCGTATGAATCAGGTAATCATGGATAACAATCAAGGACGCTGCCATGAAACCTGTATTCTGTTTCCATTATTATCGTCCAAACATTTCCTCCGACCAGACTGCACTCATGATGTCGTATGGTGGCGGCTTCTTAGTTCTTCGCGGCAAAGCCTAGACACTCGCCCACGTGCCAAGTAGTTCAGCTCACCTCCGGCCATTTCCTTCAATGTTAGGTGTCAGTGTAAGCAATTCGGTGCCTGTGCCTTCGCTTTGCCAGTTTGCTTGCTAGTTTTTTAGTTTGGGCCGGCTAGAGCGAGGCGAGTGGTATATATGGAGTTTGGCGATGGGGTATGGTGTGTCATAAATACGGTATGGATTGCGGCAACGGCAACATTGCATCATACCTGATGCTCGTGCCAATGTTTGAGGGCAGCATTTTCAAGATCAACATATAGTGATATAGAGGCTTGGTGATTAGTGTTAACTAGCAGTTTCAGAGCTCGTGTCCTACCTTTTGCTGTAACTTCCTATTCTTCTTTGATATTAGTGGTAGAGCTCATGCCCTATTTTCGAAAAGAAAAGGCAGTTTCAGAGGAATGATGGATGCTGGAGATTCTAGAGACATTGAATGGAACATATGTTCTAGTTGgataacataatatatatccCTAATCACACAGACGTTCCAAATTGTGCACTTTTTCTATGAAGTGGATCCATCCCGTACAGTTGTGTTGTCACTTTTTCTATGTACAACTCTCGCATTAGCTCTTGAAAGGAAAAAATACAGAGAGAAAAACTCTGCAGTTGCATTACTGCTAGGTGATCGCCGCCTGTCTTGCGCGAGAAGCATGCGACTTATCACTCATGCCAGATGATATATATTGTCCCAAGTCCATCTTTGACGGAGTTGCTCCCATCATTATGGCTCCATTTCACTATATAAAACTGTGGCATATATGCTGTAACATTGACGTTTGAGTACCAACCGGACCAAACCTGTCGCCCAAGCACTCCTCACATATCTTACTAGTGAACTTTCCTATCTGTTTCTTGAAcatcacaattttttttgacCGCGGCACACCTTGAACATCACATATCATGTttccaggggcggatccaggagGGGCTAGGGGGCTGCAGTTCCCCCGAGAGCCTGATTTTACCTCTAAAATACTGTAGATAAAGTCTCAAATCACTATTAGTTTATAGCTCTAACCTTTAATCTCTACTATTTAGCCCTCCGAGGTGTTCATTCTGGTTCCGTCCCTGCATGTTTTCACATATGTTATTCCATGTTTTATACTATAACGGGAAAAAAACAGATGTTTTTGGTTCATAAAGTCGTGAGCTTCAAAATATCACATCCTTTCAGCTTTCACCATGGTGCGTTTCAGTCAAGATTGAAAGAACTAACATGTTTTTTCGTGGGACACTGGGACCTGAACCTACAATATTCTCCAGAATCCACATGTATCATGCACGCGGAATTCTAATTTACGGTCGCCCGTAACTTCTCCTGTCTCCGGTCGATCCGACAGCGGTTGCCTTTCACTTTTCGGTATCCCTACGGGTGTCAGGCCCGGCTCTGACCATAGGGCATTAGGGGCGAAGGCCAAGGGCACATGCTAGTGGAGGGCCCAAGATTCTATATACGTAGTTAGTCTAAAGTATGTACGTGTAGCTGCATTATTTGAGGCAACTAGGCTCAGCAGACCTGCTAATATAGCCACCAGACGCAAGGCAATCACGCAGAAATGAATCGGCTTCCGCGTCTGCTATCCTGTCGCCGCAAAATCAAGCAACGTGCTCGCGGCCTCGCGTTTGCTGCTGTCCGCATCTGATCCTTCCGCGAAATCGATTAAAAATTAGCAAATCAATCCAGAATCGTCTGTCCTTGCCCATGTGCGAGTCGATCGCTCGACAAAGGAGCCCTCATCGTCTGTCCTTAAGGTTAAACATGTTGCAACTGTTTGATTCTAGCTGAAATGTTTTGAAACGTTAGTTGAGACAACTCTTTCATTATGCACAATACTAGgatatactccctccggttTCAAATTAGAGGTCGTTTAGAACAAGATTTAGCATACCAAAGTGTAATTAATTTGGATCTATTCTTCTATGATTGTCCTTATTAAATATGCTTTGAAGTCATTTCAATATAACAACATCTCTCCACCGACATGGCTAGCGCATTTGTTCTGGACTCTTGAGAGGCCGCAGGTTCGATTCCTGAGTTGCTTGTTTATGCGACTTTTGACGATTTTGCATGGCGTTGTGGACGTGCGCTGGTTATTTGCATGGCAGCTTTTTTTTCGTTCCCTCACCTCATTGTTTTCATCTCAGCCTATTTAAACGCACAGCAGGCTAGCAAGGCATCGTCTAAGGTCTAAAGTTTGTATAGAAAATGGGTGAGTTCATTCCAGCCTTCCATATCAACCTGGAACCTCCGTCTTTGGAAAATGACATCGGTAATGctttactttttttctttctttagttCCCTTTCAACTATCCTTTTAGTATGTCATCGGTTCTTAGTTTTTTAATAGGATTTGATTGTCCAGTAAAATGATTGTCTCACTGTCCATTTGAAGCTCATCGATGTTGGAAATGTATAACTCACAATCGAATTTCTCGAAGCCGTCTATGATCCATGCCGTGAGGTCATAGTCTCTGTGGATGAGATGACATCGAGAGCACCTGCTCTGGTCCCTGCGAACGCAGCAACATTCTTCAATGTCTTGCACACCGTGTACTTCAACGCAACGTTTGCACAAACACACATAGTCGTCTTTGCCTTCAGAATCAGGGACAATGAGCACATCCATGGAGTGATCGTCTTCCTTCTCCGGCGCGATGACCTGTGAGCTTTCATCCACTGAACCTGCATCGACGAACGCCGGTGCGACGACCTTCGAGCTCCCATCCATGGAGCCTGCGTCCATGGTGCAGCTAGCAACGGCACACGGCGAGCGAGAGAGGCGGAGCAGCTAGCAACGGCGCATGGCGAGGGAGAGAGGCGGAGCAGCTAGCAACGGCACGCAGCGAGCGAGAGAGGGGCGGAACAACGCGCGGTGCGGTTTAAAGAGCAGTGGGGAAGACGGGAGGGCAGCGTGGCGCAGTTTAATTGCCGCCTCGGGAGCGAGCACATCCAGCCTCGGGACCGAGCTACGTCAATGCACACGCGAGGGCAATATAGTCCAGAATGAATGGAAATTATTAGAACGACATGTGATTTGAAATTGGGAGTTTCTCCATGACGACCTCTAAATCCAAACTAGAGGGACTACTAGTGTTCGAAAAGAACTAGATTCGATGGTCAAGATTAACTGTATGTTACAAAACTCCACATGTGGTATAGGTAGTATACATAAGTAGTATAGCTGTATAGGTAatataagggtatcatggtaaaagaagacaaatgacatcactataATATTTACACTGGCATAGAATCTGTAAAATCATTTCATTTGAAATCTTAttttttacaatgtaataattactaaattattcaTAATAATGGACGATTAAATCTGTTCTATATTATATACCACTGAGTAGTAGTATTCTGGTAAAAGAGCTATCTAATAAACCGTTAGTTTCGGAATCCGAAGGGCTACCACAGGATATGCACAATGGTATCTCACAGTTTCCCTCGTGTGGGGATTTGAAATTCTAGTTTCTTTGGTTCACGAAGTCGTGAGCTTAAAAAATATCATATCCGTTCACCATTGTGCGTTTCAGTCAAGATTGAAAGAACTAACATGTTTTTTAGTGGGACACTGAGACCTGAACCTACAATATTCTCCAGAATCCCCGTGTCATGCACTAGCCATGCCTTCATAACTTTTTTCAAACATCATTGGAGAGagaaaaacataaaaagaaacaTTAACTGTTGGGAGAGGAAACAACACAGAGACATTGTTGAAAATTTGATTAGCTTGAGAAAGTCTTACCTCTATACTGTTCTGAAAACAAAGaacacattgacagagagaaaCGGGTTCAGAAAACATACAAGACACTCCAAGAGAAGAACAGAATGACCGTACAAATCTGTATTCTGCGAGCCTACAGAAGTACAGAACATACATGTTTGAGCATGTTGCTCCAAACACTAATCACACATCGATCAACTGACAGATGCAGGCCACAAACTCAGACCACCGTAGTTGTTTCAAGCCCGGGCGGCATTTTTTGCCATCAGCATCCTGCCGTGCTCGACCAAGCTGTCAACGTCCTGCAAGACCGCCTTGGCCGTCTCGAGCTCGCCGAACCGGTCCATCCACGCGGCCAGGAGCGGCATCTTGGCGGCGTCGACGAGCTCAGCACCGGCGAGCACGCTGGTCGCCTTCACCCACGGGACTAAGCTCCCCACAACGATGTCAACGTACCCAACGCTGTCGCCGCCGAAGAAGTCCTTCCCCTTAGAACACTCCCTCAGGCCTCCCTCCAGAGCGCCCGCCGCAGAGAAAATCTGCATcatcgcctcgtctcgctcctCGTCCGTCTTGGCCCTGAACACCCGATCCCACGGTGGTGCTAGCTGTGCCCACAAGCCATATAAATGATTTCCAAGTTAAGCAACGGGGTATGCGAGATTAATTAGCCTACAGACCTTGTCATCAATGTAGGCGACCCAGAAGCGAGCAACGGCCCGTTCGTAAGGGTCGGCGGGGAGAAGAGATGGGCCGGCGCCAGCGAAGGCCTCGTCGATGTAGTGCAGGATGGCTTGCGATTCGCAGATGGCCTTCCCGTTATGGATCAGCACGGGCACTGACTTGTGCACCGGGTTGATGCTTAGAAGTAGCTCGCTCTTGTTCCTAAGGTCCTCCTCGACGTACTCGTAGCTGAGGCCCTTGAGGTTGAGCGCAAGTTTCACTCTGGTGACGAACGGGCTCGCCCACTGCCCGACTAGCTTCAGCTCACCGTTTCTTCCGGCCATCTCCAAGTGACTACCGTGGATGCGTGTGTGTGCGAGCGCACGTGTTTCCGACTCTAGAGCTTCTCCCGTGTTGGGGATTTACGTATCGGTGATGGGAGTGCTGTAGTTGAATGGTCAATGAAGGCACCCATTTCAATGCGTCATAGATGAtgcttgtggttgtactgtctGCTATTGTTTTTCTCAGAGCTGAATTAATTAATTTATGCTTGTGCAGACGTTGACGTCAACGACTTTCTGCACCAGATAAGATGGGAGAACGTTGAATTTATTTTTGAACGTAAAACCGAGGAGAACGTTGAATGAGCTTAGATATCAAATGCCGAGGAAGATAGAAAAAGAAATCAAACAAGGGGTGCAACCTGTCACAATGCGGCACGATGTCAAGGACGAGAACACGCGTAGAGCTCCAAAACATGAACAGTTTGCTATGTTCCTCTTTAAGATTCGTGCAAGAGGCAAACGCGCTACCTGAATAGTGGGAATGATGGTATCTCTATGGCACCAAGGTAGGTAGAAGAAAGTAGTGTGGCTAACCAAACTTCACCACTAAGGAACCGTGTACCAACCTAGACAATACCTACGTCATGGTGATGTGCAGTGTTTAAAACTCTGGCCAAAATTTTGGTCctttagcccttgtttagttccctaaaatcccaactttggcactatgtaaaaagaagattcccatcacatcaaacttgcggtacatgcatggagtactaaatgtagacgaaatcaaaaattaattgcacagttttgttgtactttacgagatgaatcttttgagcctaattagtcaatgtttggataataatttacaaatacaaacgaaacgctacaatatGCTATAGTGCTGGCACGGTGATTTTGGTTGGCTAAAATCGGGCAACTAAACAGGGCCTTAGATGGTGAATGAAATTACTGTTTGCCCGGAATTTCGATCTCTTCAAAAAACACACTTTCTAATCCATATTTGGACCAAAAATTCACGAAATTCAATGTTTTGCTGGGgacaaaaaaattcaaaaaacaaAATTAGAATCCCCGGTGATGTGCACGAGCCCTGTTGTGAGGCCACTCCCAAGGTGGAGtaaaaatagaaaacaaaagTGGGGGCGACATGAAGCAAATTCATGGAGGACCATGATGATTTTAAAGGCTTAGAATTATGACTTCAAAATATTAGAGCTGTGAGTTGTAACACCCGGTCCAATTTGGATGGAGCAGCAGTTCACAGTTCAAATTTCCGGTGCGAGTCAAGTACTAGGTTTTACAGGTTTCTATACCAACGTGTGATTAGTACGTTCAAAACTTGATCAAGGGGCCAACAACGAACGGGACTTAATCGACACAGGGACACCAAGTACCATCCATCATATTATCCTCATTCACAAGACCAACATAATTCCCTACCCGGTCTCCATTTTTTCTTTCTCATATGATTCATTCTCAAATACCTTTGCCATAAGTATCCAAGATCCTATATCTCAcaagtgataggaaatcactcgacttctacgaGTTCTATTAAGCATGGCAAAGCTATCGACCTATACATGCTAGTATATTGACCAAGGGAACATGCAtataaggtttcaatcaactcctagaaacttaatgcacaaatgCTTAGATAAATAACCATTGCATACTGAAATtaggggttatgctccggggctagCCTTGCAAGAGCAATAGAGTTAGTGCTAACTAGGCCTTGGGCCCTTCCGACCTTGGGCCGGGTCTTCGTGCTACTCCAGCTGGTCCTTTCGTCCTCACTCCGCCATGATCCGGTACGCCACGTCCTCAACTACGGAATCTACATGAATGCaagaatgcaatgcaagatCAAAGAGTGCAATAATTTCATATTATTTTGGGCATTCATTTATCGAGTAGAAAAACATACCAACAACTATAAAAGGAAAACATCCCGGTTCAAGTGAGTGTGTTTAGATTTATACTTTATTTGGTCTAACGAATTTCTTTCGTTAACTCCTTTAAGCAATCCATTCAAGTTCTCACAAGACAACTAACGAGTATACGAAAGAAGCACAAAATGGTATAAACAAGTCAAGTAAAAAAAGGACTAAGCTACAGCCAGCCAAAGACACCTCTCTTAAAGTTTACTTGCTGCCCAAAGCTTTATTTCAAAACATAAGGTAAATGGTCTACCTAATGTATTAAGCATCTTAATGTGAGAGCTATACTAACAACAAGTACAATTATAGAAATGTTTTAGAACTGGTATAAATTCCAATGGTCACTTTTCTAAAACAGTACTTATTCTAATTAGACAGATCCTAGTTGTTTGGATGAATTTTATCTGCATATAAACGAGTTACATTCTTTCAAGCAAGGATCTTAATGAAAGAAGGTACAACACCTAGAACAGCAACCATAGCTCCATTAATTATGAAAAAGCACAGAATTGAAGTGTAACATGAAACCTACTTTTCAGCCAAAAATTCATGCTCTTTTGCTATAGGAACTATTTTTATCATATTAAAATCTATAGAATGTAAATAATTCAAAACTAACTCTAGACATACAATATGCACATGTAACTTTTACAGCAACACATTTAGCACATCACTATGTCACCACAAAAGGTTCATTAAATTTTACCCACTGCAAAATCTATTAAAATTCTATTACTACTGAACTacaaaattagaaaataaagCCTAACTATTTTTCTGTTAGCCTCCTAGTCACAAACTTCTCAGAACAGGTTTCAACACAGGATTACAGCACTATGAATTTATCATGAATTTTAAGCTGCTCTAACTATTTATTTCAATTAAAGGAGATTAAAAACATGTATTTCATTATCACCATAAACATCTTTTTCATGCCATAAAGTATTTTTCCTGTTTATCTATACTCATGAAAGGACCAGAAaaattggtttcatatttttatccttTTCCTACTGTTTTCTATGCTTTTATCAAGATTTCAGGCAgtaaacaagaaataaatatAAAACAGCATGCAAATTAAATTTTACACGAGTTCAAGTTCGAAATTTAGATCATGCATAACACTAGAAAACTAACAAAACTAGTTTCACCATTTTTGAAGCAGTAGaattatttatacaattatcaACCTATTAAACAAGCACATAATTTTAGCTGGGGCAAAAATAGTCATTTTACTTTCACCAGTATTTGTAATGTGTAGATGTACTTATGGCAGAGCCAAAAAATTGGTTTTGGATTTTATTCATGTTTCTACATTTTACTATGCATTTTCCAAATTCTCAGCCGATTTATCTATTTACCAGAAAATTTAAAACTCGAAAAACCCTAGGAATGTACTTTACTCAGATCCACTTAGTCAACAACTACTGCAGTCCTGACGAGTAGGACCTAGGTCAACTTGACCTTTGCCGGTTCAAGGCCATGGTGGCCGGCCGTTTGACCGGCGGGTACTCGCCAGCAACGAGGATTCCGGCGACGGGGATAGCACCTACACGTCCAGAACTATGAGGCACATCTATAAACCTACCTGAACCAGCCAGAAGACGGCCAgagcaggccggcggcgagcggcggcggacgggacaggcggcggcggctgctccagcGGCCGAGGCGGGGAGACGGGCGTGCGGGCACCGGTGGGTCCCAATGAGCCCACCTATGTTCTTATTTCGGGCGGAGCGGATCAGAGTTgggccggcgacggtgatg is a genomic window containing:
- the LOC117836543 gene encoding probable glutathione S-transferase GSTU6, yielding MAGRNGELKLVGQWASPFVTRVKLALNLKGLSYEYVEEDLRNKSELLLSINPVHKSVPVLIHNGKAICESQAILHYIDEAFAGAGPSLLPADPYERAVARFWVAYIDDKLAPPWDRVFRAKTDEERDEAMMQIFSAAGALEGGLRECSKGKDFFGGDSVGYVDIVVGSLVPWVKATSVLAGAELVDAAKMPLLAAWMDRFGELETAKAVLQDVDSLVEHGRMLMAKNAARA